DNA sequence from the Lycium barbarum isolate Lr01 chromosome 5, ASM1917538v2, whole genome shotgun sequence genome:
ATACCGGTTGcatatggccattgcattgcGTACATTTCATTTGCATTGCATATCATTTATACTTATTGATGTGTTTTTTGTGCCATATGTGTTTTGGATGATATAAAGATGAGATCTTTAAGGCTTATTTATTCTATGGTATGGAAAGACTGAATCTTGCTAGCATAATTCCTTAACTAGTGTAAAGGTCGGATCTTTGTAAGTAACTAGCTTAATTTGATGGAAAGGTGGAATCTTTGTGGGTTTAGATGCCCGATTGGGTAAAGGTCGGAACTTGTGCCTATGCTTGCTCTAATTGAAGTAAAGTTTGAAACTTTATAATGAAccttggaaagtaatgaactttatAACTTGGTTTTGTGGTAGAATCTAGTGGTTGAATCTCTTATAACCTGTATAATTTAAATAACTAAGCAAGACGAGAAGTATCGGAAGTACCAACCCTCGTCATCGCAATAGTTTAGGGTCGGTCAACGATGTTGCTGGGTACACATGCTTcccgtactcactctacacttgctaCATCTTTTATGTGCAGGCACGTTTACAGATTCGGGTACGAGTTGAGCATCTTGGTTCAGTGATTGTTTGGGGAGCACTATCTTGGATTCCAGGGTGAGCTGTTAATGCCTTCCACCGATTCCTCTCTATCCCTATTTTCTGTCTTCCTTATTTCAGACAGTATTGTATTAGTTTTTAAGACTTGTAATCATATTCTAGAaagctcttgtacttgtgactTCCAGGTTTTGGGGGTGTGTTGTCTTAGATTTATTTTTAGCAAGCTATTAAGACTATTTCGGTACTTTGGAAGTTTCTTTAATTTACACATTTACTTATGTTTGTATTGCTTTGGGTTGGGATTCGCCTACGGGTAAGAATAGGTGCCCTCACGGCACAAATGAGATTTTGAGTTGTGACACTCATATATGACAATTACATATTTAGGTCCTTGAGATTTTTAAATAATCATATTTAACCTTAAATTAGTTAAATCTTCATTTTTAATCCTTCCGCTTGTAAATCTTAATATACAAATATAACAAATTATATTAACGTTTATCATCCGATTATATACATGTTACGTTAGGTTTGTAATGCTATACCATTTTGTTAAggtataaaattttgaaaaaatatatctAAATTTAACATATTTCGTACATAAGGAGATAGGATACACACATTTTAAGAAatggaagattatattaaatatacttaattagtatatatacaaaaatcaaaattagaattTATCAATATCTCACGACCCGAAAAATGCTACTCCTAACTCTCTATTCTTTTCTAGATTGTTAAGtcaaatttaagttatatatatatatatgcaccatCACTGTAAACAATGTCTTACATTATTATTAGgttattcaaaaaatattttaggTAAGCTTTCATAAGAAATGCAAACTGTAATCTTGAAAAATAAAATAGATAGTGTAAAATTATGTTACTCTAAAAGTCTTTAAAAATGGGTCCATATTTTATAAATCTACACTTTCTTTGACCCAACCCCTTAACATACAACTACCGGTTACCCCGTCGTCCTTATCTTACACCAACTCGGCCATTCATGCTCTTTCTCGTGTCAAATCCTATTAAAAAGGCTTATAAATAAAACCCAACACAAGCCTTTTTCATCATAAATTTCCTTCTTATTTTTGGTGTTAAATTCACAAAGAAAcagcaaaaagaaaagaaaaatactaATGGGGAACAGTCTTGGAGGAAAAAAGACAGCAAAAGTGATGAAAATCGATGGACAAACAATGAAATACAACACACCAATTTATGCCAACGAGGTACTAAAAAATTATCCACCTTTAGTCTTATTAGAATCTGAAGAAGTAAAGCATTTTGGGATTAGAGCAAAGCCATTGGAGCCACAACAAGAGTTAAAGCCCAAAAGGCTTTATTTTCTGGTAGAATTACCCAAATTCCCGGAAGAGAATAATAAAAACACGAGGAGGGTCCGGTCGGGTATCCAAATGAGTGCGAAAGATAGGCTCGAGACACTAATGCTAGCACGGAGATCCGTGTCTGACTTGTCAATCATGAAGCCTGCCAGTATTATGACTGAAGAGTGTTCATCTTATCATAATAATAGCTCTGCTTCAGCCCCACTTAACAGTGGTGGGCCTCAGGCCCACCCCATGAGGCTGAAGTTGAGGCTACCAAAAGCGGAGGTGGAGAAGTTGATGATGCAAAGCAAAGATGGGAGTGATGTTGGTGAGAAAATTATGAGACTTTGCATGAACAACAACGGTGGAAGTGGTTTgttgatggaagaagaaagtcctAAAAATGGAGGAATAATTAAGAAAGGACTCAAATCACGAGAGGTATTGTTCTCTTCCTTAATTATGAACATGCGTGGATTGTTGTTTTCTTATAAATATTCTAAAGTTCTGCTTAAAATATAACGAATTAGTAAATCTTACAGTAAAAATTAGTATAGAGTTATATTAAATTACATTCTTTTTACTGGAAAGTTGACTCAATATACTATAAAAGATTCGCTAATTTCCAATAGGAAATTCCAGCCCGTCGAAAACCCCTTATACTAATGAGCCAAATTTCGACTTCATTGGAAATTAGCGATTCCGGTTGATTGAGTATCTGAACTTTCACTATATTGATATATATTTGATTTCCTGCTTTATAATCTCCTTAATTATTTTCCCTTTTGAAACAAAATTCGGTGAACCATAGGTTACATAGATTAGAGCTCCATTTTGATACGAGTTACGTTTTGGTGAAATCATATtagtcaaaaataaaataaaatgaaggtGTTGAATTTACACGTATTAATTAGAATTAGAAATGTTTTCTCAAAATAGacgttttaattttaattttctcATTTGACATAGCCAAAGTTCATAAGGAATAACGATTGAGTTAAAAAGTTTGAATAGAGTAAATGTCATTTATTCAAGTAGTGTGTACTCGAGAAAATGGAAGCGTGATGGAGAGGAGTCGAATTTATTTCACGAAATGGAAACACGTTAAATTCACAAATTACATCATCGATTCGGTTTAACAAAATTACATAAAGCGTGACACACTTCCCTTTTCTGGAAATTCTATTTTCAAGAATGACAGCTTCTGTCTTACTAGGTGTAATTTCTTAAATTTTTAGCTTTCAATCAACAATGTCTGCTGACTTTAACAAACGCTGCAAATTATTTTTGATTTTCCAGAAACAACGCCTATGTCATACTTTAATAAAGTAACTAACATCTATTTATTCTctatatttaaaatatttatgcATAATATCATGAAAATTATTGGTTAACTACCAGTTAGAAGTTAACACTTTTGGTAGTGTAACAACCAGAATAGTTTACATAAAACACCAACCTGAAAAATGTAACtcataatttagaaaaaaaaaaaattagttgaaACAGATTATTTACCCCATGATAACGTAATTCACTATGATGTCAACTTTGTTGTTACAAAATGATCTTGAAAAATAAATTGATTATGTTTAATCTCCTTTAATTTTTCCTaacttatttttcttatttttaatgGAATGCAGAAACGTGTAGGATTCTTACCTACAACAGAAGGGGAGATTCAATTAGCTGTGGCTGCTTCTTAAGAAAAATGGGAAttggaaatttaaaaaaaataaattctaTAGCTTTTGTATAGTGTACAAGTGCTCTCCTAATTCAGTGGCTAACTTCTCTGCTACTTATTAGTACTACTAATCATGTATTAGTCATTTTATAAACCACGATTATGAAGCTTTGAATGAGATTATATGCCCTCAGTGAATTATGTGAGATGGCTTTGGAGAGCTAAACCTATAGCAGTTAGGGACTTATTATCTATTTGTTTCATTCTTATCCGACCATAAATTTTGCACGATCTCGAATATATTAAAGCTCTGTGTTTCGTTTCCTCATGCAAATGATTAACCAAAGTAAAGGGTCCAAATGTCACCACCCAACAATGATGAAGATATGATTTTTGCCCAGGGACCTGAGTACACTTActgtatattatatacataacaaaatgtTTAACTTTATACATACACTTGATTTCTGGGCGAAGGGGTTTCGGATGCTCCTCTAGCTCCGCCCTTCCCACTCATCATCAAGTCCAAAAAACACACGTATCATGTGAACTTATGACCTGTCTTATATAAATATCTTTCACTTTTCTCCCTACCTTTTCGACGTGAATAAGGTGTCATTTCCACTCCTTATTCATAAACTTATAGCATAGAAACTTGTCATTCTTTCTCATCTCTTGTGTTGTACCGAAGCAATCATTTACGTTTCTTATACTACTAAATAATGTTGCTtaattggttgagaaacttttgaCAGTGAATAGATTACTCATAATGCATGCATCATCAAGTATACGAAAACTAATACACTGCTTAAAAGGTACTACTATCTAATTAACAAGAACAAAAGCTTGGCTGAGAAAAGCTTTTCTCTGTTGTCAAGTTGTTGCTTAATACTGCCATTAATAGAGTGAAAGGACTAGGTTCGTTTTCCCAAATTGATGAAATTCTTAATTCAATCTTGATAAGATCGTTAGGATGTTGCTGAATGAATGGACATGGCACATGGAACACCTGGACATGGAAGTTGATTGTTTGACATTGCACAATTAATTGTCATTGAAATTTCAAATATATTAGGTGCAATAGTACATTAAGATAAATACACATCAATAATTTAATTCAACGTTCAAGATAATTTCTATGAGATCTAGAAAATTGAGAGCCGCTAAACTACCACATCAATTTGGCTCAAATTTGATCACATCTATGAAAAGACTTTTATAACCTTTACATGTACAATTTTGAATTAAGATGAATTTTAGGAGGGAAGGATAGGAATGACATTAACTTAagtataaattattaaatttgtctTAGATACCCATGTAAATTTACTATGCTACCCTCATTTGGGCCATTGTGGCCAACATGGTAGAAGAGTTTATAACTTCATTATCAGAACATCAACTGAGACCATAGctggttaattaattaaagtcgTATTCAAAAACCATGTTGACAACGTAAACAAAATTCTCTGTCCACCACTCTTTACCTTTGGGTGAGTATGATTACATCGTCATATCTACATATATTAAAAGCACAACAATGTTCTTTAAATGTTGAACGACCAATTTGCCCTCTACCTATAAGTAAATTACCTCATATATTAAATAAGAACTAATTAAGGCCATCCTAATATTATATCAGTTTCGCTGGAAAAATGCACATGTAAGTCGGCTATTAAATTAAGATCCCAAATTAAATAGTAATTTATGCCTTTTAGTCTTCAGAGAACTGACAAGTCAAGTCTCTTCCTCTTCTAACATGAAGTGTCCATGTTCAGTAAACATTAATTTTCAGTTACATTCCATTTACTCTAATTTTACTTTCACGTTTTTGCTCTTTGGCTTTTCATTTTCCTActatagtactccctccggataaaaaaaaaagttcacttagccatttgcacaccccttaagaaaatactaactccgagacaaaaataggtaatttgactaaactactcctaattaaataggcattgggatttgatcatataacacttaataggggcaaatatgaaaaaacaaggttaattctttcttgatttgctaaatggactctttttttatccaagaaaaaaaggctaagtggatttttttttttatccggaaggAGTATAAGTTTTTAAAATGAAATTACAATGTAAAattttcagctataaatagagTGTATGTCATTTGATATCATTTGTCCTTCCCAAATCGTCCAATTTCATGAACTCGACCAAATCATTTGGGGTAAAGTTGATGGGATACGAAAAGAGCAAGATATTAGAATTTATTTAAAATTTTGTAGTCTTATTTTTCTATTGTAAAAGTTAAAAAGCTTTGTAAGCGTCAAAATTAGCGATTTTATCTAATTTTGTGTAATATAGAACAATAATATGGATCTTTATTAATATTTGTTCATATGTTTATCGTGTTACAAGTTATTATAACTGATCACGACATCATTTTAATTTGATATATTATGCAATCATCTCCCTTTTCTTTTTTAGCTCTGTTTTAGTAAGTGTTGTCATAGATTATTATTCTATTATTGAGTGTTCTTAAAAAAGTTCAGCGTATgtatcttttttgttttttattttattgctcaaaattaattaaaatgctACACTGAATCCTTTTAAAGTGAAACTTTTGGTAATATTTTggccaaaaataaaaataaaaattgttttgaCGGACGGATATAAGATGTTGATCCATTGCGAAACTAGAATTGACAAGGATTATAATTTCACATCCGTAGCCATTATTCTAATAGTTTTGATTGAACAAGAATTGTTTTTCCATTCTCTGATTTGATTTGTAATATTTGACTTTTCAGTTTAAATCATGTAAGTGAATCACAAAGAAGTTGATAGCGTTGTATCAAAAgtcgcaatttttttttttttaaaaccaaaatcaCAGATCAAACAAAGTACTCATACTTTCGAACCAAACAAAAGGCACACATGTGTGTAACTATGATTTATATGTATCAATCAAATTTTCTGATGTCAATACCTATCAAGTATCCCTATGAAAATTAGTTAATATTACTTCTTTGCATATGTATAccaagaatttgataatgatttacTAGCCATCATTAGGAAAACATATATTGACCGAATCTTTGTATGGATTTTTTGACAATGACTTACTAGCCATCATAAGGAAAACATATATTGATCGAATTTTTGTacgaattttataaaatattactTTCATTCGATAACAAC
Encoded proteins:
- the LOC132641619 gene encoding uncharacterized protein At1g66480-like, which gives rise to MGNSLGGKKTAKVMKIDGQTMKYNTPIYANEVLKNYPPLVLLESEEVKHFGIRAKPLEPQQELKPKRLYFLVELPKFPEENNKNTRRVRSGIQMSAKDRLETLMLARRSVSDLSIMKPASIMTEECSSYHNNSSASAPLNSGGPQAHPMRLKLRLPKAEVEKLMMQSKDGSDVGEKIMRLCMNNNGGSGLLMEEESPKNGGIIKKGLKSREKRVGFLPTTEGEIQLAVAAS